One segment of Clostridia bacterium DNA contains the following:
- a CDS encoding XRE family transcriptional regulator yields MTEIGDKIRTLRKSKAMTITQLANITGLSASLLSQIETGKTSPSIATLRKIAMALETSLVQFFEGDQNTDIVVRKGRRKFLGQEGSQIRYQLLSPDLNRMMEPVLLELEPGESDFEGPALTHRGEECMYVMEGRLKFELSGVLSVLDAGDSVYFDASMGHRIANGSDEKTVVIGVVTPPSF; encoded by the coding sequence ATGACGGAAATAGGCGACAAGATCAGGACGCTGAGGAAATCGAAGGCCATGACAATAACGCAGTTGGCCAACATCACCGGGCTATCTGCAAGCCTTCTGAGCCAGATAGAAACGGGCAAGACATCTCCATCTATTGCAACGTTGCGCAAGATCGCCATGGCTCTTGAGACGTCACTGGTGCAGTTTTTCGAGGGTGATCAGAACACCGACATCGTGGTGAGGAAGGGTCGGCGGAAGTTCCTGGGGCAAGAGGGATCACAGATAAGATACCAGCTACTGTCTCCAGACCTTAACCGCATGATGGAACCGGTGCTCCTCGAACTAGAACCCGGCGAGTCAGACTTTGAGGGTCCAGCCCTAACTCACAGGGGCGAGGAGTGCATGTACGTGATGGAAGGGAGGCTCAAGTTCGAGCTTAGCGGGGTGCTGAGCGTCCTGGATGCAGGCGACTCAGTATACTTTGACGCGAGCATGGGCCACAGAATCGCCAATGGGTCTGATGAGAAGACGGTAGTTATCGGCGTGGTAACGCCGCCGTCATTCTGA
- a CDS encoding FAD-linked oxidase C-terminal domain-containing protein, translated as MSCYSKVDQRIVDELISIVGSVGVTTEADKMAAYAHDETSEAEYCRMPEAVVKPENTEQVAQILRLANREMIPVTPRGSGTGLSAGCVPTHGGIVMSMERMNRIIEIDTQNLFIVVEPGVTTGEVQRRAKEAGLLYAGDPCSAESSQIGGNVAENAGGNKAVRYGVTSRYVYGLEVVLPGGDVMTVGGKCVKDVTGYDLVKLFVGSEGTLGVVTRIWLKLLPLSKFKVDLLAPFDDMQTAIDVVPRIMTASGVVPTSVEFMDSLSIKAAAEYLNASLPHADAGAYIIIELEANSQQQVEADYETVGKLLMEHGALEVYVADNLSTSQRIWQARKCVAEALRMVSPVYCMEDITVPTSEIPGLIADIAQIAGRYGVTIPCFGHAGDGNIHATLLKQGMDDSRWNECKRHILQEMYEATYRRGGNLSGEHGIGAKRLQHYEKFGDPVALGVIRSIKAALDPNLILNPGKIVAEGV; from the coding sequence GTGTCATGCTACAGCAAGGTAGATCAAAGAATAGTTGACGAGCTCATTTCCATCGTGGGAAGCGTAGGCGTTACTACTGAAGCCGACAAGATGGCTGCTTACGCCCACGATGAAACATCAGAGGCGGAATACTGCCGCATGCCCGAAGCCGTGGTCAAACCGGAGAACACCGAGCAGGTCGCTCAGATACTTCGGCTGGCCAATCGAGAGATGATCCCTGTCACCCCCAGAGGTTCGGGAACAGGGCTCTCTGCCGGATGCGTGCCCACGCATGGCGGCATAGTCATGTCTATGGAACGCATGAATCGAATTATCGAGATCGATACGCAGAACCTGTTCATAGTCGTAGAGCCTGGCGTGACCACAGGCGAGGTGCAGCGCAGGGCGAAAGAGGCGGGCCTGCTCTACGCTGGTGACCCCTGCTCCGCCGAAAGCTCGCAGATAGGCGGAAATGTGGCTGAAAACGCAGGGGGCAACAAGGCGGTTCGCTACGGCGTTACCAGCAGATACGTGTATGGGCTGGAGGTTGTGCTTCCGGGCGGTGACGTAATGACAGTTGGCGGCAAGTGTGTCAAGGACGTTACAGGATATGACCTTGTGAAGCTGTTCGTGGGTTCCGAGGGCACGCTGGGCGTTGTCACCAGAATATGGCTCAAGCTACTGCCCCTATCCAAGTTCAAGGTGGACTTGCTAGCGCCTTTCGATGACATGCAAACAGCCATCGACGTAGTTCCACGCATAATGACTGCCAGCGGCGTTGTGCCAACATCCGTCGAATTCATGGACAGCCTTTCGATCAAGGCGGCGGCTGAGTATCTCAATGCTTCGTTGCCCCACGCCGATGCAGGCGCCTACATCATTATCGAGCTCGAGGCCAACTCGCAACAGCAGGTAGAGGCTGATTACGAGACCGTAGGCAAGCTTCTGATGGAGCATGGGGCGCTGGAGGTGTATGTGGCCGATAACCTCTCCACATCTCAACGGATCTGGCAGGCACGCAAGTGTGTGGCTGAAGCACTCAGAATGGTCAGCCCCGTATACTGCATGGAAGACATCACCGTACCGACATCTGAGATACCTGGGCTCATAGCCGACATAGCTCAAATCGCGGGCAGGTACGGTGTGACCATACCCTGCTTCGGCCACGCAGGCGACGGCAACATCCATGCTACTCTTCTCAAACAGGGCATGGACGATTCCCGTTGGAACGAGTGCAAGCGACATATCCTGCAGGAGATGTACGAGGCCACTTACCGGCGTGGAGGCAACCTCTCAGGCGAACACGGCATAGGAGCAAAGCGCCTTCAGCATTACGAGAAGTTCGGCGATCCTGTTGCCCTGGGTGTCATCAGGTCGATAAAGGCTGCCTTGGATCCCAACCTCATACTCAATCCCGGCAAGATCGTGGCAGAAGGCGTTTGA
- a CDS encoding electron transfer flavoprotein subunit alpha/FixB family protein gives MRMSVLVLAEQRSGFVHPTTYELLARARRLADKLGCDVGCVVIGCDPGDAAQEVIFRGADVVYVVNEPGVTWSLPGPQSRALQRVIEHVRPEVVVAAATTTGRTVMPLVAARLWTGLTADCTELDIDDEEKLLLQTRPAIGGNIMATIKTPVCRPQMATVRPKSARPLPRDASRRGNVVSLSIPACDVDRGDEKLIELVKDTTQEVNVQDAEIVVAGGKGVKNRDGFRLIEELAELLGAGVGATRDVVDLGWASYPHQIGLSGKTVSPRIYIAVGISGAVQHLAGMQTAETIVAINKDKDAQIFKVADFGIVGDLLEVVPDIMSRLRTGR, from the coding sequence ATGAGAATGAGTGTATTGGTGCTCGCAGAACAACGCAGCGGATTTGTGCATCCTACAACGTATGAACTACTGGCACGTGCGCGTCGCCTCGCCGACAAGCTCGGGTGTGATGTGGGTTGCGTCGTGATAGGGTGTGACCCTGGCGACGCAGCGCAGGAGGTTATCTTCCGCGGCGCTGATGTGGTTTATGTTGTTAATGAACCAGGTGTGACCTGGTCGCTGCCGGGCCCTCAATCCAGGGCGCTGCAGCGAGTGATTGAGCACGTCAGGCCGGAAGTGGTCGTGGCGGCTGCCACCACTACGGGCCGCACGGTCATGCCGCTAGTGGCAGCCAGGCTCTGGACGGGCCTTACGGCCGACTGTACAGAGCTTGACATCGACGACGAGGAGAAGCTGCTGTTACAGACGCGTCCGGCGATCGGCGGCAACATCATGGCGACTATCAAGACCCCTGTATGCAGGCCGCAGATGGCTACGGTTCGCCCCAAGTCGGCGAGGCCCCTGCCGCGCGACGCCTCGCGCCGCGGCAATGTGGTGAGCTTGAGCATACCCGCGTGTGACGTAGACCGCGGCGACGAGAAGCTGATCGAACTGGTCAAAGACACGACTCAGGAAGTGAACGTACAGGATGCAGAGATCGTCGTGGCCGGCGGCAAAGGTGTGAAGAACCGAGATGGATTCCGGCTGATTGAGGAGCTCGCGGAATTGCTGGGCGCTGGTGTTGGAGCCACCAGAGACGTCGTGGATCTGGGCTGGGCCAGCTACCCGCATCAGATAGGGCTGTCGGGCAAGACAGTGTCGCCCCGGATTTACATTGCGGTAGGCATATCCGGTGCAGTGCAGCATTTGGCGGGTATGCAAACTGCCGAGACCATCGTAGCCATCAACAAGGACAAGGATGCTCAGATATTCAAGGTGGCTGATTTCGGAATAGTGGGCGACTTGCTTGAGGTGGTTCCTGATATAATGTCGCGGCTTAGAACCGGGAGGTAA
- a CDS encoding electron transfer flavoprotein subunit beta/FixA family protein translates to MRLFVLIKQVPGTANVKMDEQTGTMIRTENENVINPLDENALEAALSLRRQVPGTRVVALSMGPRPAMAALREAVAMGADEAVLLSDRSFAGSDTMATAATLAAGIRHLAGGEMNPDDLVLCGERATDGETGQVGSMVASLLNTPVCTYVRRIELGDGTVKVERIVEDGFERVRLTLPAVLTVVKDVNQPGFPTLTGKLAARNAQIPVLGPDELGLSRDRLGLGGSPTRVVSVFRPKFSRATVLHQQDNSGKAADALVEFLNQRGLDLGR, encoded by the coding sequence ATGAGGCTGTTTGTGCTTATCAAGCAGGTTCCGGGCACGGCTAATGTGAAGATGGACGAGCAGACCGGAACCATGATTCGAACTGAGAACGAGAACGTGATCAATCCGCTGGACGAGAACGCTCTTGAAGCGGCCCTGAGCCTGCGTCGGCAGGTCCCTGGAACTAGGGTTGTAGCGCTCAGCATGGGGCCTCGCCCTGCCATGGCCGCCCTGCGCGAGGCTGTGGCCATGGGCGCCGATGAGGCGGTGTTGCTCAGCGATAGGTCGTTTGCAGGATCCGACACCATGGCCACCGCAGCAACTCTTGCCGCTGGGATCAGGCATCTGGCAGGCGGCGAGATGAACCCCGACGATCTAGTTCTTTGCGGTGAGAGGGCTACCGATGGAGAAACCGGGCAGGTTGGCTCGATGGTTGCCTCCCTGCTCAATACGCCTGTGTGCACGTACGTCCGACGCATTGAACTCGGCGACGGAACTGTGAAAGTCGAACGCATTGTGGAGGACGGATTCGAGAGGGTAAGGCTAACCCTTCCGGCTGTGCTCACCGTGGTCAAAGACGTGAACCAGCCTGGTTTCCCAACGCTTACAGGCAAGCTGGCGGCCAGGAACGCCCAGATACCAGTGCTCGGTCCTGATGAGCTGGGCCTTTCGAGAGACCGTCTTGGCCTTGGCGGTTCGCCCACCAGAGTAGTGAGCGTGTTCAGGCCCAAGTTCTCCAGAGCTACAGTGCTTCATCAGCAGGATAACTCGGGAAAAGCAGCAGACGCCTTAGTTGAGTTCCTCAACCAACGTGGCCTGGATCTGGGTAGGTGA
- a CDS encoding anhydro-N-acetylmuramic acid kinase has protein sequence MLRLRRSSPRAGVNAELREPVRVVGLMSGTSADGIDAALVQIEERSEAEGLAITTLAYVATPYEAQLRDEVFELFSSSTSTVDKICRMNVVLGEEFARATLGVIGAAGLSPEQVHLVGCHGQTIHHLPASHATLQIGEAAVIAQRTGITTVSNFRARDMAAGGEGAPLVPYFDWLMFRHPERTRVLQNIGGIANMTVLPKGCCLQDVYAFDNGPGNMIIDYIVSSITDGKMRYDEDGAMAKRGRIHRELLNELMSNEFVLRKPPKTSGREEFGAEFTQDLMGRWKGRGVPDEDMVATATAFTAQAIVWHLKEFVMSRSGLDEVIVSGGGALNSVLMRMIGDGIAPVRVVRAEDYGMSSDGKEAIAFAVLAYETVRGRAANVPGATGASQPVLLGCITPGRLGCDLMGALRSEVEACRRSNR, from the coding sequence GTGCTGCGCTTGAGAAGGAGTTCACCAAGAGCGGGGGTGAATGCTGAGTTGCGTGAGCCTGTGCGAGTTGTGGGTCTCATGTCGGGCACGTCGGCCGATGGGATTGATGCGGCCCTTGTCCAGATAGAGGAGCGCTCGGAAGCAGAAGGGTTGGCAATCACTACCCTGGCTTACGTAGCCACACCCTACGAAGCGCAGCTCCGAGACGAAGTCTTTGAGCTGTTTTCTTCGTCGACTTCGACAGTAGACAAGATATGCCGTATGAACGTAGTGTTAGGGGAGGAGTTCGCTAGGGCCACGCTCGGGGTGATCGGCGCCGCAGGCCTCAGCCCTGAGCAGGTTCATCTTGTAGGGTGCCATGGTCAGACCATTCATCACCTTCCGGCGAGCCATGCCACTTTGCAGATTGGCGAAGCCGCAGTAATAGCCCAGCGCACCGGGATCACCACTGTATCCAATTTCCGTGCCCGCGACATGGCCGCGGGCGGCGAAGGCGCGCCGCTAGTTCCGTATTTCGATTGGCTTATGTTCAGGCATCCCGAGCGCACGCGTGTTCTGCAGAACATTGGTGGAATCGCCAACATGACGGTGCTTCCGAAGGGATGCTGCCTGCAGGATGTTTACGCGTTCGATAACGGCCCGGGCAACATGATAATCGATTACATTGTCAGCTCCATAACCGATGGAAAGATGCGCTACGATGAAGATGGAGCTATGGCTAAGAGAGGCCGGATCCACCGGGAACTCCTCAATGAGCTCATGTCGAACGAGTTCGTGCTGCGGAAACCGCCCAAGACCAGTGGACGAGAGGAATTCGGAGCAGAGTTCACGCAGGATCTCATGGGCAGGTGGAAAGGGCGGGGCGTGCCAGATGAAGACATGGTGGCAACTGCCACCGCCTTCACTGCACAGGCCATTGTGTGGCACCTCAAGGAGTTCGTCATGTCCCGAAGCGGGCTGGATGAGGTGATTGTGAGCGGCGGCGGCGCCCTGAACTCTGTCCTGATGAGGATGATAGGCGATGGAATCGCTCCGGTCAGAGTGGTTCGAGCGGAGGACTATGGAATGTCAAGCGATGGCAAGGAAGCTATAGCCTTCGCTGTTCTGGCGTATGAAACGGTACGGGGCCGCGCGGCAAATGTGCCTGGGGCCACCGGAGCCTCTCAGCCAGTGCTTCTTGGCTGTATAACCCCGGGCCGATTGGGATGCGATCTCATGGGAGCCTTGCGATCAGAGGTGGAAGCATGTCGTCGAAGCAACCGGTAG
- the murQ gene encoding N-acetylmuramic acid 6-phosphate etherase, giving the protein MTITESRNPNARELDSLSVRDILQIMNDEDKLVADAVELVLDDVARAIELVVGSLKSGGRLIYAGAGTSGRLALLDAAECPPTFGTPPDLVQVLMAGGVSAVERAQEGTEDDYELGMEDARARGINANDAVVGISASGSARYVMGVLGYAKSVGASIIGLTCNPSSSIRDMVDVSIAPIVGPEVIMGSSRLKAGTAQKMVLNMISTASMVRLGRIYQDLMIELRPVNAKLTRRVKKIASIAADIDEDAATRYIEQANGDLKLAVIMAKTGLDLEEARVRLARAGSSVRAALEKEFTKSGGEC; this is encoded by the coding sequence GTGACCATTACGGAGAGTCGAAATCCAAATGCCCGTGAACTTGACTCTCTTTCCGTCAGGGACATCCTGCAGATCATGAATGATGAAGACAAGCTCGTGGCAGATGCAGTTGAGCTTGTGTTGGATGACGTGGCCCGAGCCATCGAACTGGTGGTTGGCTCGCTCAAGTCGGGAGGACGACTGATCTATGCAGGCGCCGGAACCAGTGGTCGCCTTGCGCTGCTAGATGCGGCCGAGTGCCCGCCAACTTTCGGCACTCCGCCCGATCTAGTGCAGGTGCTGATGGCTGGAGGAGTTTCAGCCGTGGAACGCGCGCAGGAAGGAACTGAAGACGATTACGAGCTGGGTATGGAAGACGCCAGGGCGCGCGGCATCAACGCGAATGACGCTGTTGTAGGCATATCGGCCAGTGGAAGCGCCAGATACGTGATGGGTGTTCTGGGCTATGCGAAGTCGGTTGGGGCGTCAATCATTGGATTGACCTGCAATCCATCGTCAAGCATTCGCGACATGGTAGACGTTTCAATAGCACCCATTGTGGGGCCAGAGGTGATCATGGGATCCAGCAGGCTGAAAGCGGGAACGGCTCAGAAAATGGTGCTCAACATGATAAGCACCGCCTCCATGGTCAGACTTGGGCGGATTTATCAGGATCTCATGATAGAGCTTCGTCCGGTCAATGCCAAGCTGACCAGGCGCGTGAAGAAAATCGCATCGATCGCGGCTGATATCGATGAGGACGCGGCCACGCGCTACATTGAACAGGCCAATGGCGACCTCAAACTCGCCGTGATAATGGCCAAAACCGGCCTGGATCTTGAGGAGGCAAGGGTGCGCCTGGCGAGGGCCGGGAGTAGCGTTCGTGCTGCGCTTGAGAAGGAGTTCACCAAGAGCGGGGGTGAATGCTGA
- a CDS encoding CehA/McbA family metallohydrolase, giving the protein MASKQKVFAQVREDLEPAVGLRHFPVQRVEDDHYRISVSRSLGQEAIDTDADSAIDDQGGLCVAWTRTVEAQSSIIAARVAGDSVSEPVVVSSRAGAEGSPRIAHISSAGYGVAYVVWAARRDASWLLLGCEIALQDGRLVVGTEEVLDHSCEGVRAPAIALVPTATRCGHALVVAWERVEAGRRRVAWRARLSTGWTACDQLDAVDQAQCFRPAVSSGAAGEVQIAYDVALGGAYNVTIVRLPLDQKDVGDETATRGKSIEANATRANSMHPAILRDGTGSTWLAYTSNRRPDRDGDLVKWIRLYRVTDSGQVEVPYAPQTDVSMDSTGEDQGWEFPSIIDDAQGRIWVFGRSAHSFHCQYWDGCSWSHRVDFTLNAWGKRGKHISVNRAPDGLIWLVYEGPRYLEIAKLATWAKGDITRTEPGTRPVAEADYAGASTWVERAERESPGDYGARGYKLYFGDIHSHSYHSDGTGDADEFFMRCRDLLGMDFCALTDHEYFCQKSIAGYTWAEICQAAASLNSPGEFVVFPGYEWTGNAHPGPGHKHVVYPYDYPPLFTKADSAYDDDHSHDFAIQVRKSGGLSIPHHTAWSGVDRQYHDADIEPIMEICSAHGANEFLQIRPIPPRDDRYFEGYFTQDLYRQGLKFGLVGGTDNHGLLWHHGTSWTSNTSISGLTAVYARDLTREAIWEALLSRRTYATSGAQVVLGFSINGHLMGSEVKLGNDDSVSLSIQVRGTSPLCKVTVVKDCSDYREYRPEDCRFDAEFDDAAPEDGETVYYIRVVQNDGHMAWSSPIWVVTSPKRT; this is encoded by the coding sequence TTGGCATCGAAGCAGAAGGTATTCGCGCAGGTCAGGGAGGATCTGGAGCCTGCAGTCGGGTTGCGCCACTTCCCGGTCCAGCGTGTTGAGGATGATCACTACAGAATAAGCGTCAGTCGCAGCCTAGGCCAGGAGGCCATCGATACCGACGCCGATAGCGCCATAGATGACCAGGGCGGATTGTGCGTGGCGTGGACGCGCACCGTTGAAGCCCAATCAAGCATCATAGCAGCGCGCGTGGCAGGCGATTCGGTATCTGAGCCAGTCGTTGTGAGCAGTAGGGCAGGGGCTGAGGGTTCTCCCAGAATCGCGCACATCAGTTCAGCCGGCTACGGCGTCGCCTATGTGGTCTGGGCGGCGCGAAGGGACGCTTCATGGCTGCTGTTGGGATGCGAAATAGCGTTGCAGGACGGCCGCCTGGTTGTGGGAACAGAGGAGGTGCTGGATCACTCGTGTGAGGGGGTTCGGGCTCCCGCCATCGCGCTTGTGCCGACGGCGACACGCTGCGGCCACGCACTGGTTGTTGCCTGGGAGCGGGTGGAGGCGGGGCGAAGGCGCGTAGCGTGGCGGGCACGGCTCAGCACTGGTTGGACTGCCTGTGACCAGCTAGACGCAGTTGATCAGGCACAGTGCTTCAGGCCTGCCGTATCTTCGGGTGCAGCGGGCGAGGTGCAGATTGCGTACGATGTTGCTCTAGGCGGCGCTTACAACGTGACCATTGTGCGACTACCCCTTGATCAGAAGGATGTGGGCGATGAAACTGCGACTCGCGGCAAGTCCATAGAGGCAAATGCCACCCGTGCCAATTCCATGCACCCTGCGATTCTCCGCGATGGCACAGGCAGCACGTGGCTGGCCTACACTAGCAACCGCAGGCCCGATCGAGATGGTGATCTGGTCAAATGGATCCGGCTGTACCGCGTCACAGATTCTGGCCAGGTGGAAGTGCCCTATGCTCCTCAAACCGATGTGAGCATGGATTCCACCGGGGAGGATCAGGGATGGGAGTTTCCATCTATCATAGATGATGCCCAGGGTCGCATATGGGTGTTCGGCCGTTCGGCACATTCATTCCACTGCCAGTACTGGGATGGCTGCAGCTGGAGCCATCGGGTAGATTTCACTCTGAATGCCTGGGGCAAGAGGGGAAAACACATCTCGGTGAACCGTGCGCCGGACGGCCTGATATGGCTGGTGTACGAGGGCCCTCGCTACCTCGAAATCGCCAAGCTAGCCACCTGGGCGAAGGGCGACATCACACGAACTGAGCCTGGAACCAGGCCTGTGGCGGAAGCTGACTATGCAGGTGCTAGCACCTGGGTGGAGCGTGCTGAACGTGAAAGCCCTGGCGATTACGGTGCGCGCGGTTACAAGTTGTACTTCGGCGACATTCATTCACACAGCTATCATTCTGATGGCACAGGCGATGCCGATGAGTTCTTCATGCGATGCCGTGATCTCTTGGGGATGGACTTCTGCGCACTCACCGATCATGAGTACTTCTGCCAGAAGTCGATAGCGGGCTACACATGGGCTGAGATATGTCAGGCAGCGGCTTCACTCAACTCGCCCGGCGAGTTTGTGGTGTTTCCCGGCTATGAATGGACTGGAAATGCGCATCCCGGGCCAGGGCACAAGCACGTGGTCTACCCGTACGACTATCCGCCTCTGTTCACCAAGGCGGATTCTGCCTACGATGATGATCACTCCCACGATTTCGCTATCCAGGTCAGAAAATCGGGAGGGCTCTCAATACCTCACCATACTGCCTGGTCAGGCGTTGACAGGCAGTACCATGATGCAGATATTGAACCCATCATGGAGATCTGCTCAGCACATGGCGCCAACGAGTTCCTCCAGATACGGCCGATCCCGCCTAGGGACGATAGATACTTCGAGGGCTACTTCACACAGGATCTTTACAGGCAAGGGCTCAAGTTCGGGCTCGTCGGGGGCACTGATAACCACGGGCTGCTGTGGCACCACGGCACATCCTGGACCAGCAATACCTCCATCAGCGGGCTCACAGCAGTGTACGCAAGGGATCTGACGCGTGAGGCCATATGGGAGGCGCTGCTTTCCAGGCGGACCTATGCTACGAGCGGCGCCCAGGTTGTGCTGGGATTCAGCATCAATGGTCACCTAATGGGCTCTGAGGTCAAGTTGGGCAATGACGATTCAGTGAGCCTCAGCATACAAGTGAGGGGTACTTCGCCGTTGTGCAAGGTGACAGTGGTGAAAGACTGCTCTGACTATCGGGAATACCGCCCAGAAGACTGCCGTTTTGACGCGGAGTTTGATGACGCAGCGCCTGAGGATGGCGAGACAGTGTACTACATCCGAGTGGTGCAGAATGACGGACACATGGCGTGGAGCAGCCCAATATGGGTTGTGACATCGCCTAAAAGGACGTGA
- the ugpC gene encoding sn-glycerol-3-phosphate ABC transporter ATP-binding protein UgpC, whose translation MGEIVFGNVSKEFRDEKRGFVLAVNDASFTIRDKEFVAIVGPSGCGKTTSLRMIAGLERQTSGNIYIDGRLVNDLHPKDRDIAMVFQDYALYPHMTVYENMSFGLKNLRFPKAEIDQKVQEAARMMGIEELLDRKPRELSGGQRQRVAVGRSIVRQPKVFLFDEPLSNLDAKLRIQMRVELAELHKRLQTTIVYVTHDQVEAMTLGQRIIVMDQGVIQQIAPPDELYQHPRNLFVAGFIGAPTINTTTVAYDGEKIVSPDLTAEVPEAIRARLGGFVGCDVILGVRSEDIHDAQISLVQGCEARLAARVKVVEYLGAQKLAYFQLNGKTFTAQLPAASKVESSAPWTFVVDLGKAQLFNPEDGRALLHD comes from the coding sequence ATGGGCGAGATAGTATTTGGGAACGTATCAAAAGAGTTTCGCGACGAGAAGCGCGGTTTCGTGCTTGCGGTGAACGACGCGAGTTTCACCATACGTGACAAGGAGTTTGTGGCCATTGTTGGGCCATCAGGGTGCGGCAAGACCACATCGCTTAGGATGATCGCTGGGCTTGAGCGGCAGACCAGCGGCAACATATATATTGATGGGCGCCTGGTGAACGATCTCCACCCCAAGGATAGAGATATCGCCATGGTGTTTCAGGACTACGCATTGTACCCGCACATGACAGTGTACGAGAACATGTCATTTGGACTGAAGAATCTGAGATTTCCCAAGGCCGAGATTGATCAGAAGGTACAAGAGGCAGCCAGGATGATGGGGATTGAGGAGCTACTAGATCGAAAGCCCAGGGAGTTAAGCGGCGGGCAGCGGCAGAGGGTTGCGGTGGGGCGCTCCATCGTTCGCCAGCCCAAGGTGTTCCTGTTTGATGAACCCCTCTCCAACCTCGATGCGAAGCTTAGGATCCAGATGAGAGTGGAACTGGCTGAGCTGCACAAACGGCTTCAGACCACTATCGTGTATGTTACACACGATCAGGTGGAAGCGATGACTCTGGGCCAGCGTATCATCGTTATGGACCAGGGCGTGATTCAGCAGATTGCTCCACCGGATGAGCTGTATCAGCACCCTCGCAACCTGTTTGTTGCAGGTTTCATAGGCGCTCCCACGATAAACACCACCACCGTGGCGTACGACGGCGAGAAGATAGTCAGCCCCGATCTTACTGCCGAGGTTCCAGAGGCCATTCGCGCAAGGCTTGGCGGTTTCGTAGGCTGTGATGTGATACTTGGCGTTCGCTCAGAAGACATTCACGACGCTCAGATCAGCCTTGTGCAGGGGTGTGAGGCGAGGCTTGCTGCGAGAGTCAAGGTGGTGGAGTATCTTGGCGCCCAGAAACTCGCCTACTTCCAGCTGAACGGCAAAACGTTCACGGCGCAGTTGCCTGCCGCCAGCAAAGTGGAATCCAGTGCCCCCTGGACGTTCGTAGTCGATCTCGGCAAGGCTCAGCTGTTCAACCCTGAAGACGGCAGGGCGCTGTTGCACGACTGA
- a CDS encoding carbohydrate ABC transporter permease → MYSVLILWVAFTIIPLYWMLVTSVTNAQDSASMNPSWIPLKPSLAPYARFLGKSQAPRWLLNSAIVAGLVTLANVVFSSMAGYAFAKLRFPGRDTIFWMLLSTMMLPYHVTLIPTYILVINKLGMGNTYTALVVPFFCTVSNTFLMKQYMSTLPSTLIEAARIDACSEFGIYRKIILPMAKPGLAVVAIFTFVAFWNQFFWPFLVTTSESMRTVQVGLASFRFAESTDFGAMMAGAVIASLPVVVLFFALQKYFLQGITVGALKG, encoded by the coding sequence ATGTATTCAGTGTTGATCTTGTGGGTCGCGTTTACCATCATCCCGCTGTACTGGATGCTGGTGACGTCGGTAACCAATGCGCAGGATTCGGCTTCGATGAACCCTTCATGGATACCGCTGAAGCCTTCGCTTGCCCCTTACGCCAGGTTCCTGGGCAAGAGCCAAGCTCCGAGGTGGCTTCTGAACAGCGCCATAGTGGCGGGGTTGGTCACACTGGCTAACGTGGTGTTCTCGTCTATGGCAGGGTACGCCTTTGCAAAGCTGCGCTTTCCGGGCAGGGATACGATTTTCTGGATGCTGCTTTCCACAATGATGTTGCCATACCACGTTACTCTGATTCCAACCTACATTCTCGTCATCAACAAGCTAGGAATGGGCAACACCTACACAGCCCTTGTAGTGCCGTTCTTCTGTACGGTAAGCAACACGTTCCTCATGAAGCAGTACATGTCCACTCTTCCTAGCACACTAATTGAGGCCGCCAGAATTGACGCCTGTTCTGAGTTCGGCATCTACAGAAAGATCATACTCCCCATGGCCAAACCGGGCCTTGCAGTCGTGGCCATCTTCACCTTCGTAGCTTTCTGGAACCAGTTCTTCTGGCCATTTCTGGTGACCACATCCGAGTCCATGAGAACGGTGCAGGTGGGTCTGGCGAGTTTCAGGTTCGCCGAGTCTACCGACTTCGGTGCAATGATGGCAGGTGCGGTCATTGCGTCGCTGCCTGTGGTAGTTCTCTTCTTCGCCCTGCAAAAGTATTTCCTGCAGGGTATCACTGTAGGAGCACTCAAGGGTTAG